TATGCTCACGGAGGAATTCTCGTGAGTTCCCTATCTCACATGTTTATGTTGTATGTTGGCGATGTTGAACTTCTACTGCTGCTTATGATCCTTTTTTCGGTATTCGTATTAGGGAACTTCAAGGCCGATCCACTACAATGTGTTGCTTGATGAGATTGGGTTTAAGCCTGACGACCTACAGAAGCTTGTTCATGCGCTTTCCTACGTGTGAGTTCTCTTTCATCTCTCATTTCTTCATTCCACACAGCAGAAATGTGATGTAGTAGTACCGGTAATGACATGTTGTTGTCTTGGGATTGATTCAGGTACCAGAGGAGCACCAGTGCAGTGTCGATGGGTAAGACGGCATTATCTTTGTTGGCctttcctcccttcttcttcttcttcttctcctcctgctGACGATGTTGAGTGTGCTTTTCCTTCAGTGGCGCCTGTTTGCTACGCGCATTTGGCGGCTAGGCAGCTGTCGCAGTGCTTCGACCTGTCCGAGACTTCCGGAGATGAACTTCCGATAAGAGCAGGCGTTCCCCAGCTTCCAGAGCTGCATGAAAAAGTTAGAAGCTCCATGTTCTTCTGCTGATGCCGCCACCTTCTGCCCTCGATTCGTGTTGTCGTCGCTGTGTAATATAGGGCATGAAAACTGACTCAAAAATAATTTTGTATGTATACACATTATTCACAATGATAAGTGTCTTTTAACCTCCCGAGAAAGAGGGATAATATAcgaatttttaatttatatttagtgATATTATTTCTGAACTATTAAAAAAACCTATTTGAATCCTAATATAACATATTAAATAGTTTTTAGTCTATTTTGATTTTACTTGACCCATTTACGCTATTTTTTTAAtagtattataaatttttttattgaagtgttaaaaatactataaattctATAAAACAAATTGATGTAAATTAGAGTTTTTAACTAATTCCAACTTTTAGTAAAGAataatttcaatatatatatatatatatatataatatagcatTTTTTTGCAAGTGTTGTAATAATAAGTTTTCTGAATAAGATTTATTACTATAAATTGATAACTCTTACCAAAGTATAAATGTTGCCTCAATGGTCAAATAATGTGGGTTCGATTttacttttaaaaaaattattttgatttagaaaggagctaagtctcttatgTTAAACCATAGACACTTGTTTAACCTCTATAGTattttagataatttataaatataattttgataaatattattttcaaattcaagtgattgtttaacataaacttcttccaaAATAAAACTATGCATCATCATATAAAGCCAAAAAATAAATTGTATCATGAAAATGATCGATATTATCACTTtttaagaaactaaatatttaTTACTATTTGGTGTTTCTATGTTGAGATTTATATTTGACTTTATTTTGTATATCATAAAGTTGGTTATTACTAATTATGTTATGTTTTGGATcatctataaaaaaatatatcgacAACTCCTTGGCCATCCAGAAATCACCTCCATGGATGCCATCCCTAAGAACCGAGTTAGATCACTGCAAACCCAAATTTGTCATTGCAGTGGACATACCAATCCCTCGTTATAAACACTTCATCAACAACAGTCTGATGCACGAAGAAAGCCTTCAGAATCTTCTGCTCAGACTAAAAAAAAAGCCTTCAAAGACCATTGATTTAGGCATTGATTTATCCATGAAAGAAGTAGAAAACTGTACAACAATGATTAATTTTCAGTTCTGATCCAGATCATATTTCCTTGTCTAACATAATCCCAGTTAGAATTGACCACATTGCACTCACTATCAATTtgcatttgttattattattaatttcctTTCAATTTTTTGCAGAGTTTAGAATTCAGGAGGAGAAGCTTTTTTGTTTTTGGGGTAGCAGACGGCTAACCAATTTTATTGCTCATTCTTCTCATGATCCAACAGGCAATCCATATCTCAGGCGCATAGCCATGCAAACCACATGCAATGTACTGGTTAACTCCTCACTCCTTTCATGCAGCTGTAGCTTCCTCTTCCACCTGCTTCACAgtgatctcctcctcctcctcctccactgcaGGAGCCTCCAGTGGCTCACCGGTGACGATAGTCTCCACTGGCACATCAGCGGGCAGCGGCTCAGGTGTCTCCTCCTGAGCcaactcttcttccttctcctcagcCTTTGGCTCAACCTCCACTGCCACTTCTTTGGTGTCTTCTTCTCCAGGACCCACCGGTGCATCACCGGTGATGTCTGTCTCGGCCGGGACATCGGTTTTCGGTGGCTCCGGCATCACCTCTTGAGCCACCTCTTCTGCCGCTATCTCAGATGCTGCTTCTGTCTCCTCCTTTGGCTCATCAACCTCCACTACAGGAGTATCAACCTTCTCGGTCACAGCATCAGCTGCCGCCTCCACCTTTGTTGTTTCCACCTCGGCCACTTCTTCATTTGCTGCCGCTGCTTCTTTTTTTTCAGTTGGTTGGGTCTCTACGGTCTCCTCTGACAACGCATTAGCCGCAGCTTGAACCTATGAGGCACCAGCATTACATCAAATTAAGCTATTAGAACAGGCTTCTTGCATTGACTTGGCACTTCTTAGTCAATATGCTTCTTGATTAACATGAAAAAGCTTGATACTAATATGCACCTTCTCGcacaatatatacaaaaaaaaagaataataatggtTCTACCTCAGCCGTGGCCATGGAGAAGAAAGAGGATTGATGAAGAGCTTTGGTCCAAAAATAGGCCAAAGAGACCAGAGAAAGTTGTGTGGAGGAACGATGAGGGAGGGTGTGCTTCATATAAAGCATCTCAGGGGCTTAATGGGAAGATAAGAGGGGAGAGAAGAACAATGGTGGGATTGATCTTGTAGCCTCTCATACCATaattacagagagagagagagagagagagagagaccaagcACGTTACCAAGTGATGCAAAAAGTTGGTCACGGTGAGAAGGATGATGTTTTGTATGATATGGGAAGGACGGTGGCGAAAGGCCAAAAGGGAGGTATACAGTTGAACAGTGCATTCACCACTCCATTGCCCATAACTAGCAATCTTCGGTGAGTAGTGAACGTATTGGGCTTGGCGTACCTGCGAGTAAATGCTGCGCAATTCTGTGGCCATGCACGTGAAAAGGGGACCCTCCTCGGTTTAGCTGGCTACGTAGTTTCCAATCGAGTTTCCACTCGATCACTACAAAGTttacatgtacatacatacatacatgcatgcTCAAACAGGAAGTATACTGTATATATAGTATCTTGTTCAAAAATCACTGTCCTAAATATCTATTCTGCAGGAAAAAAACCATCATTTAAGTTCTCCTCCAATTTTATTTCTTCGAGGGAATAGTGGGCCACAATTATTGCTATTCTTCGTTTCTGAGACCTCTGTGGTCATTACTGATATGATGTCCATAGTAATGTATGACAAGTATTGCtactcttctgcttcttcttggtTGCTGATCTTTCAGTATTCAGATTCCCTTCTCgtatccttctcctcctctctccgAGCCGACACCATTGATGGACTCGCACCAAACTCTCAACAGGAAGCTCTTCACAGGCCTCATCTGATAGTGTGTAGGTGGAGGTCGGGTCCCGCCGCCATTACCCTCCAGGACTCCGACGCCGATCTGACGTGGAGACACCTAAATTGGGCGGTGGATTCGGGCCCACCCAACAGCACAACCTGCCACATATAGGTCAGCACAATCAAATTGTGCCCTGCACCCGTCGTTAGACGATGATTCTAATCTCTGGTGCAGGACAAAAGGTCGGGATGATCTCCAAGAGGCAAAAGGATTCTGATCCTTAGCTTGCCAACGCTGCCAGGAGAATTGCTTTCGTATAGTATTATCCTTGTCTTCAGAATCTCACGACGAATTCCATTCTCCCAACATCTTTAAGTACCTTCTTCCCATTTCTCACAGAGATCATCCGAAGCCATTTCAGCTCTTCTTTCATAAACCATGCATGTCCATCCAACCTTAAGCGCTACCCAATATTTATGCCATGTTCCTGTAGATGCTAAAACCTTCTCTCCCTCTTTACTGAGGAAGAACATCTCCAACAGGATGCCTAAACGGTGTCTACCACCACACGCAAGTTCAACGCCGACCTCGTCGGACGCAGCAGGGGTAGAGGTTAGCAAACCCAAAAGATCGGTCGGCGCAAGACTGCGTTCGGCCG
This genomic stretch from Musa acuminata AAA Group cultivar baxijiao chromosome BXJ3-9, Cavendish_Baxijiao_AAA, whole genome shotgun sequence harbors:
- the LOC103999232 gene encoding uncharacterized protein LOC103999232, coding for MLYMKHTLPHRSSTQLSLVSLAYFWTKALHQSSFFSMATAEVQAAANALSEETVETQPTEKKEAAAANEEVAEVETTKVEAAADAVTEKVDTPVVEVDEPKEETEAASEIAAEEVAQEVMPEPPKTDVPAETDITGDAPVGPGEEDTKEVAVEVEPKAEEKEEELAQEETPEPLPADVPVETIVTGEPLEAPAVEEEEEEITVKQVEEEATAA